In a single window of the Niabella ginsenosidivorans genome:
- a CDS encoding glycosyltransferase family 4 protein yields the protein MNIAINCWNLRNKNIDGIGNVIIETISRLIRQHPEIHFQVLCDKNFNGDYFDFPNVQKHFIFPPYRHPALYMLYLDGALPLFLKKNKTDVFVGMDGMISLRTACRQLAVIHDLNFEHYPKDLLLRNRLYYRFYFPRFARKATRIVAVSEYTKKDLIRLYHVDPAKIDVMHLAAKEAFQPLSADAIKSTRSKYSGGHPYFFFVGSMHPRKNIPRLLQAFDRFKAQTKTATKLILAGNLQWKTEALQTTLKQLRYADEVIFTGRIDDPELVNLLGASQALVFVPTFEGFGLPIVEGFQAGVPVICSNTSSMPEVAGEAALLVDPFNVDAIARAMKDIATNEHLRNEFIRKGSARSREFSWDASGRQLYQSIRAMIAAGH from the coding sequence ATGAACATAGCAATCAATTGCTGGAACCTCAGAAATAAAAATATTGACGGTATCGGCAATGTCATTATCGAAACCATTTCCCGGCTGATCCGGCAGCACCCTGAAATACATTTCCAGGTATTGTGCGATAAGAACTTTAACGGGGATTATTTTGATTTTCCAAACGTTCAGAAACATTTTATCTTCCCACCCTATCGCCATCCTGCTTTATACATGCTTTACCTGGATGGGGCATTACCTTTATTCCTGAAGAAAAATAAGACCGATGTATTTGTTGGCATGGACGGCATGATCAGCCTGCGTACGGCATGCCGGCAACTGGCTGTAATCCATGATCTCAACTTTGAGCACTATCCAAAGGACCTTTTGCTTAGAAACAGGCTTTATTATCGGTTTTACTTTCCGCGGTTTGCCCGTAAAGCAACCCGCATCGTAGCAGTTTCCGAATACACAAAAAAAGACCTTATCCGGCTGTACCATGTTGATCCCGCTAAGATTGATGTAATGCATTTAGCAGCGAAGGAAGCGTTTCAACCCTTATCTGCGGATGCGATAAAAAGCACCAGGAGCAAGTACTCCGGTGGACATCCTTATTTCTTTTTTGTAGGATCCATGCATCCGCGTAAAAATATACCCCGGCTTTTACAGGCTTTTGACCGGTTTAAAGCGCAGACTAAAACCGCCACCAAACTGATTCTGGCGGGTAATTTACAGTGGAAAACCGAAGCATTGCAAACCACCCTGAAACAATTGCGCTACGCAGATGAGGTGATTTTTACGGGCAGAATCGATGATCCGGAGCTTGTAAACTTATTGGGTGCCAGCCAGGCCCTTGTATTTGTACCTACCTTTGAGGGCTTTGGCCTCCCGATCGTGGAAGGGTTTCAGGCCGGCGTTCCTGTTATCTGCAGCAATACATCGTCTATGCCCGAAGTTGCAGGCGAAGCCGCATTACTGGTTGACCCTTTTAATGTAGATGCAATCGCCCGGGCAATGAAAGATATAGCAACAAATGAGCACCTACGAAATGAGTTCATCCGCAAGGGAAGCGCCCGATCACGGGAATTCAGCTGGGATGCATCCGGCAGGCAGCTGTATCAAAGCATTCGGGCAATGATTGCTGCCGGTCATTAA
- a CDS encoding glycosyltransferase family 4 protein, whose product MIKIASLVSYSVVPPVTGGEKGIYYFLKYLSDHCDLTCFTVQENQPLGKLFTTIPVLGSTQNKFRYVNVFLFFKIRKLLRQQRIDYLIIEHPYYGWLGYLLQKFAGTKIIVHSHNIEALRFKDLGKWWWNLLFRYERKIHQLADLSFFISPEDRNYAIQTYFISPEKCTVITYGTVLSHFPFAEKELAREKLCRELELPADTRILLFNGTLNYQPNLDAVDIIIKDIAPLFKNRFTKPYRIVICGKGLPAQYNGLKEQEADHILFKGYVDDIHLYFAAADLFLNPIADGGGIKTKLVEALGTNTPAVSFKKGAYGVPAEITDNNLRVVADKDINSFVAEMIALLKAGKTAMPAAFYDYFSWDKIAQKAIQFIQDSAI is encoded by the coding sequence TTGATAAAAATTGCTTCATTAGTTTCTTACAGCGTTGTTCCTCCCGTAACCGGCGGGGAAAAAGGGATCTACTATTTTCTGAAATATTTGTCGGATCACTGTGATCTTACCTGCTTTACGGTGCAGGAGAACCAGCCGCTTGGTAAATTGTTTACAACCATTCCGGTACTGGGCAGCACGCAGAATAAATTCCGGTATGTAAATGTTTTTCTGTTTTTTAAGATCAGGAAGCTGCTGCGGCAGCAGCGTATTGATTATCTTATCATCGAGCATCCTTATTATGGTTGGTTAGGATACCTGTTGCAAAAATTTGCAGGAACAAAGATCATTGTTCATTCCCACAATATAGAAGCGCTGCGCTTTAAGGACCTGGGTAAGTGGTGGTGGAACCTATTGTTTCGCTATGAACGGAAAATACATCAGTTGGCGGATCTTAGTTTTTTTATTTCCCCGGAAGACAGGAACTATGCTATACAAACGTATTTTATTTCCCCGGAAAAATGCACGGTAATCACTTATGGAACGGTGCTGTCTCATTTCCCGTTTGCAGAAAAGGAGCTTGCCAGGGAAAAACTTTGCCGGGAACTGGAACTACCTGCAGATACCCGCATCTTACTGTTTAACGGCACGTTGAACTATCAGCCTAATCTTGATGCGGTTGACATTATCATAAAAGACATTGCCCCCTTATTTAAAAATCGGTTTACAAAACCTTACAGGATTGTTATTTGCGGAAAAGGGCTCCCCGCGCAATATAACGGCCTTAAAGAACAGGAAGCAGATCATATTCTTTTTAAAGGATATGTTGATGATATCCATTTGTACTTTGCCGCAGCAGATCTGTTTTTAAACCCTATAGCTGACGGAGGGGGAATAAAAACCAAGCTGGTGGAGGCTTTGGGAACGAACACACCTGCTGTGTCCTTTAAAAAAGGCGCCTATGGCGTTCCTGCTGAAATAACGGATAACAACCTGCGGGTTGTTGCTGATAAGGATATCAACAGCTTTGTTGCTGAAATGATTGCCCTGCTGAAAGCCGGTAAAACGGCTATGCCGGCAGCTTTTTATGATTATTTTTCCTGGGATAAAATTGCACAAAAGGCCATACAGTTTATACAAGATAGCGCAATTTAA
- the carA gene encoding glutamine-hydrolyzing carbamoyl-phosphate synthase small subunit yields MSDTQAPAILLLEDGTVCTGKAFGAIGTTTGEICFNTGMTGYQEVFTDPSYYGQIVIMNAVHVGNYGVLDEDVESDSVKILGVIAKNLNENYSRRKAVGSLDAYLKKNNIVSIHDVDTRALVTHVRTKGAMNCIISSEIFDIEALKKRLATVPSMNGLELASKVSTKEAYESGDPQSPIRIAVMDYGIKRNILKCMTDRGAYVKVFPAKTPLEEVKAFNPDGYFISNGPGDPAAMDYAVAQLQQILDEEKPVFGICLGHQLLALANGIATFKMHHGHRGLNHPVKNLITGRSEITTQNHGFGVDPDSVKASDLVEVTHVNLNDQSVEGIRVKNKPAFSVQYHPESTPGPHDSRYLFDDFMQMIHASKN; encoded by the coding sequence ATGTCTGATACTCAAGCGCCCGCAATTTTACTTTTGGAAGATGGAACTGTTTGCACCGGTAAGGCTTTCGGAGCCATCGGCACTACTACCGGTGAGATATGTTTTAACACCGGCATGACCGGCTACCAGGAAGTGTTCACAGACCCCAGCTATTACGGCCAGATCGTGATCATGAACGCTGTGCACGTTGGCAATTACGGAGTGCTCGATGAGGATGTAGAGTCAGACAGTGTGAAGATCCTGGGGGTCATTGCCAAAAACCTTAATGAGAACTATTCACGGAGAAAAGCCGTGGGCTCGCTGGATGCCTATTTAAAAAAGAATAATATTGTTTCCATCCATGATGTGGATACCCGGGCGCTGGTAACCCATGTACGCACAAAAGGCGCTATGAACTGCATCATTTCTTCGGAGATTTTCGATATTGAAGCGTTGAAAAAACGCCTGGCAACGGTACCATCAATGAACGGCCTGGAGCTGGCCTCCAAGGTAAGCACTAAAGAAGCCTATGAGTCCGGAGATCCTCAATCCCCAATACGGATTGCGGTAATGGACTACGGGATCAAAAGAAATATTCTGAAATGTATGACAGACAGAGGTGCCTATGTAAAAGTGTTCCCGGCTAAAACACCGCTGGAGGAAGTAAAAGCTTTCAATCCGGATGGATACTTTATCTCCAATGGCCCCGGTGATCCGGCTGCAATGGATTACGCGGTGGCACAGCTACAACAGATCCTGGATGAGGAAAAACCGGTATTTGGCATTTGCCTGGGGCATCAGCTGCTGGCTCTGGCCAATGGGATTGCTACTTTCAAAATGCATCACGGGCACCGGGGGCTGAACCATCCTGTTAAAAATTTAATTACAGGCAGGTCTGAAATCACCACTCAGAATCATGGGTTTGGAGTTGACCCCGATTCTGTAAAGGCATCTGATTTAGTAGAAGTGACCCATGTAAATCTTAATGATCAGTCTGTTGAAGGCATCCGGGTAAAAAACAAGCCGGCTTTCTCCGTCCAATATCACCCGGAAAGCACACCCGGCCCGCACGATTCAAGATACCTGTTTGATGATTTTATGCAGATGATCCACGCTTCAAAGAACTGA
- a CDS encoding cephalosporin hydroxylase family protein: MSNPVQEFIQECKDRVNSYAHNQELKDAATTFNTASNKAQYSYNFKWMGRPIIQYPQDMMAMQELIWEIQPDLIIETGIAHGGSLIFYASLLELIGKGEVLGIDIDIREHNRKEIEKHPMYKRIKMIQGSSVDKATADLVYEAAKGKEKVLVVLDSNHTHAHVLDELRYYAPLVTLNSYIVVFDTIVENLPDNYIPGMIRPWGIGNNPMTAVDAFLKENDQFEINTDIDHKIQISVAPRGYLKRVK; this comes from the coding sequence ATGAGCAACCCGGTACAGGAATTTATACAGGAATGTAAAGACAGAGTGAACAGTTATGCACACAATCAGGAGCTAAAAGATGCTGCAACAACGTTTAACACGGCTTCTAATAAAGCGCAGTATTCTTATAATTTCAAATGGATGGGGCGCCCCATTATTCAATATCCGCAGGATATGATGGCTATGCAGGAGCTGATCTGGGAGATCCAACCCGATCTCATTATTGAAACGGGTATTGCCCACGGCGGCTCCCTGATCTTCTATGCCTCCCTGCTGGAACTGATTGGCAAAGGCGAAGTATTGGGTATTGACATCGACATCCGGGAGCATAACCGTAAAGAAATTGAAAAGCACCCGATGTACAAGCGGATCAAAATGATACAGGGTTCTTCCGTAGATAAAGCAACCGCTGACCTGGTTTATGAAGCTGCCAAAGGCAAAGAGAAAGTGCTGGTGGTACTGGACTCCAACCATACACATGCGCATGTGCTGGATGAGCTCCGTTACTATGCACCGTTAGTTACACTGAATTCTTACATCGTGGTTTTTGATACTATCGTTGAAAACCTTCCTGATAATTACATTCCCGGAATGATACGGCCCTGGGGTATTGGCAATAACCCAATGACAGCAGTAGATGCTTTCCTGAAAGAGAATGATCAGTTTGAGATCAATACAGATATTGATCATAAAATACAGATCAGTGTAGCGCCTCGGGGTTATTTAAAAAGGGTTAAATAA
- a CDS encoding NAD-dependent epimerase/dehydratase family protein yields MKKVLVTGATGFIGNYVIQSLLKQEVQIVATSRSIEKKELLHHERITVKPFDLHQQHEKENLFNYFGQPDIIIHLAWEGLPNYRNAFHLEEYLPAHRRFLFNLIRNGARDLTVTGTCFEYGMQEGQLKESLPARPDNAYAKAKNELRIMLEQLQKEENFILKWVRLFYMYGKGQHPKSLISQLDTALEKGDTVFNMSGGAQTRDFMPVEAVAANIVKVALQQKVKGIINIASNQPVTVKQFVLDYLRSKNRKIQLNLGFYPYPDFEPMHFWGDNHKLKSIQ; encoded by the coding sequence ATGAAGAAAGTGCTGGTTACAGGAGCCACGGGGTTCATCGGAAATTATGTTATACAATCTCTGCTGAAGCAGGAAGTGCAGATCGTTGCCACATCCAGGAGCATTGAAAAAAAAGAACTTCTCCACCATGAGCGCATAACGGTAAAGCCTTTTGATCTGCACCAACAGCATGAAAAAGAGAACTTATTCAACTATTTTGGCCAGCCGGATATCATCATCCACCTGGCATGGGAGGGGCTGCCCAATTACAGGAACGCTTTTCATCTTGAAGAGTATCTTCCGGCGCACCGCCGGTTCCTGTTCAATCTCATCCGCAACGGAGCCAGGGATCTTACCGTTACCGGCACCTGCTTTGAGTATGGAATGCAGGAAGGCCAGCTGAAAGAATCGCTTCCTGCCCGGCCGGACAATGCTTATGCAAAAGCAAAGAACGAGCTGAGGATTATGCTGGAACAATTGCAGAAAGAGGAAAACTTTATTTTAAAATGGGTACGGCTGTTTTATATGTACGGTAAAGGGCAGCATCCAAAATCCCTAATCTCCCAGCTTGACACCGCTTTGGAAAAGGGCGATACGGTGTTTAATATGAGTGGTGGTGCCCAAACAAGAGACTTTATGCCTGTGGAAGCTGTAGCAGCAAACATCGTAAAAGTAGCGCTTCAGCAAAAAGTTAAGGGAATTATAAATATTGCCAGTAACCAGCCGGTGACCGTAAAACAATTCGTTTTAGACTATTTACGTTCAAAAAACAGGAAGATTCAGCTAAATTTGGGCTTTTACCCTTATCCCGATTTTGAGCCCATGCATTTTTGGGGGGATAATCATAAATTAAAATCAATTCAATAA
- a CDS encoding glycosyltransferase produces MSHQFSIILPVKNGGRYVKECIQSVLAQTYTRFNFIILDNNSTDGTTEYIRSLKDPRIILHRSEKDLEMAANWNRALSVPTNPFITFIGHDDVLYANYLEAMHCLIRQYPEASIYQTHFQYINKDGRPVRPCQPMPETMDAAAFLEGEFKQTIDSMGTGYLFRAADFIRCGGFDAAYPNLLFADYQLFVSLTARSFIAVSPQTCFSYRLHNSLSISTNVDRYRVAFDRYIHFLNRLRQSSAQAQEAINTSGADFLMFYCRSLSHRLAKSPVKERYTAGRFIGDCKRYAALLGIPEKFRPYADPTLLLAAFLDSNRFTGRLYRLMRGIQ; encoded by the coding sequence GTGAGTCATCAATTTTCCATCATACTACCCGTAAAGAACGGCGGCCGTTATGTAAAAGAATGTATCCAAAGCGTGCTGGCCCAAACCTATACCCGTTTCAATTTTATCATTCTTGACAATAACAGCACCGACGGAACCACGGAATACATCCGTTCGTTGAAAGATCCCCGGATCATTTTACACCGCTCGGAAAAAGACCTTGAAATGGCTGCTAACTGGAATCGGGCGCTATCAGTGCCCACAAACCCTTTCATCACGTTTATCGGGCATGATGATGTGTTATACGCTAATTACCTGGAAGCAATGCATTGCCTCATCAGGCAATACCCCGAAGCTTCCATTTATCAGACCCATTTTCAGTACATCAATAAAGACGGGCGCCCGGTGCGACCCTGCCAGCCAATGCCGGAAACAATGGATGCAGCAGCCTTCCTTGAAGGTGAATTTAAGCAAACCATTGACAGCATGGGTACCGGTTACCTGTTTCGTGCAGCTGACTTTATCCGTTGCGGAGGCTTTGATGCAGCTTATCCCAACCTGCTTTTTGCTGATTACCAATTATTCGTAAGCTTAACTGCACGTTCTTTTATAGCTGTATCCCCACAAACCTGCTTTTCTTACCGGTTACATAACAGCCTTTCAATAAGTACAAATGTAGACCGGTACCGGGTTGCGTTTGACCGGTACATCCATTTCCTGAACAGGCTTCGCCAATCTTCAGCACAGGCACAGGAAGCCATCAATACCAGCGGGGCTGATTTCCTTATGTTTTATTGCCGGAGCCTGAGCCACCGGCTGGCCAAATCGCCTGTAAAGGAGCGGTATACTGCCGGCCGGTTCATAGGTGATTGCAAACGGTATGCTGCGCTACTGGGCATCCCGGAAAAATTCAGGCCCTATGCAGATCCTACCCTGCTACTGGCGGCGTTCCTGGATTCCAACCGCTTCACAGGCCGGCTCTACCGGTTGATGCGGGGCATCCAATAG
- a CDS encoding queuosine precursor transporter, producing MIHTIIRHKPTRLYILLGAFFVTNAIVAEVIGVKIFSLEKTLGIAPFNFNIFGNPFSFNLTAGVLLWPVVFIMTDLINEYYGMKGVRFLSYIAAGLIGYTFLMFQGAIFLSPADFWVTNYTRNNVPNADHAYRVMLGQGSWIIVGSLGAFLLGQILDVVSFHRIKKVTGEKAIWLRATGSTLISQLVDSFLVLFIAFYIGPRVSSNQGAPWSLKLVLSICVGNYIYKFIVAIIMTPVIYWIHNWIEKYLGHETAAKMKQQAMGKEAG from the coding sequence ATGATCCATACTATCATCAGGCATAAGCCTACGCGGCTTTATATACTGCTAGGCGCTTTTTTTGTGACCAACGCTATTGTTGCAGAAGTTATAGGAGTAAAAATATTTTCGCTGGAAAAAACACTGGGAATTGCACCGTTCAACTTCAATATTTTTGGGAACCCCTTTTCTTTCAACCTCACAGCCGGGGTGCTGCTGTGGCCGGTTGTCTTTATCATGACAGATCTTATTAATGAATATTACGGTATGAAGGGGGTACGCTTCCTCTCCTATATTGCTGCGGGGCTTATCGGTTACACCTTTCTTATGTTCCAGGGCGCTATTTTCCTGTCGCCAGCCGATTTCTGGGTAACCAATTATACCCGTAACAATGTGCCTAATGCAGACCACGCTTACCGGGTAATGCTGGGACAGGGGTCCTGGATCATCGTCGGTTCTCTGGGGGCGTTCCTCCTGGGGCAGATCCTGGATGTGGTCTCCTTTCACCGGATTAAAAAAGTGACCGGTGAAAAGGCGATCTGGCTGCGTGCTACCGGCTCTACATTAATTTCCCAGTTGGTAGACAGTTTTCTGGTACTATTCATCGCATTTTACATCGGTCCTCGTGTTTCTTCCAACCAGGGCGCTCCCTGGAGCCTGAAGCTGGTCCTCAGCATCTGCGTGGGCAATTATATTTATAAATTCATTGTTGCCATAATAATGACACCCGTTATCTACTGGATCCATAACTGGATTGAAAAATACCTGGGGCATGAAACAGCAGCAAAAATGAAACAGCAGGCTATGGGTAAAGAAGCAGGCTGA
- a CDS encoding YfhO family protein — protein MKNSWLKKSIPHVIAVVIFVIVSLIFCKPVLEGNELQQHDIVGWKGAAQNAYDVKAKTGKMPLWNTNLFSGMPNYQIAMEGKSVLPDLNKVFGLWLPEPANFLFIACICFYILGIALGLNPVVSILGALAYGFSTYNPVIISVGHNTKMLAIGYMPLLLAGLLLIFKKRYWSGLAVATLGAYMELMSNHPQINYYFFIIAGLITVFYVVKWIKEKDFKQIGVAVVLCGIAAAVGLGSYYLSFATTKEYTDYTMRGGKSVDIQGDQVKEAKTTGLDKDYALSYSMKMPEPLVMLMPNAYGGSSANTIGEDSKVIDRLTSMGMPANQVGQFANLPVYWGGMIKPGEVGTSGPPYVGAIICLLALAGFVIVKGPVKWGLLIATILAVVMSWGSYFAGFNEVLLEHLPLYNKFRAPSMALVIPELTLAVMAVITAQQLFFAPGGKELLQQNFKKILYAFGGLIVFLGLVYLGQSYTPGYAEQILEMSNIDKNSGIYPAILAGLKADRQALFGGQILRTILFAALVLGVLYLYLKNAFKPAVATIILALIVFIDLWSVDKKYLTDDYYVPKDSGTAVFVKTPVDEQILQDKDPHFRVLNMAEGMNGNHTAYFHRSVLGYHPAKLRIYQDVIERYFSQGMPSQEVLNALDTKYLVTQNQQGQQMVLPNPGAYGAAWFVKAVKPEPNDAAELQAIGNTHLKDTAIVPQSAAASISGLQADTMATIVLNKYTNDAITYTTNSNTTQFAVFSEVYYPAGWTAAIDGKEVPIVKTDYFMRGIVVPAGKHTVQFVFDPPKVKRGLTISYISSILVVLFVLGGLGMQWWIDKNRKTKASA, from the coding sequence ATGAAAAATAGCTGGTTAAAGAAGAGTATTCCGCACGTTATTGCTGTTGTTATTTTTGTTATTGTATCACTGATCTTCTGCAAACCCGTTTTAGAAGGCAATGAACTGCAGCAGCATGACATTGTAGGCTGGAAGGGGGCAGCCCAGAACGCGTATGACGTGAAAGCAAAAACGGGTAAGATGCCGTTATGGAATACCAACCTGTTCAGCGGCATGCCTAATTACCAGATTGCAATGGAAGGAAAGTCGGTACTGCCTGATCTTAATAAGGTGTTTGGACTGTGGCTTCCCGAACCTGCAAATTTCTTATTTATTGCCTGCATTTGTTTTTATATTCTTGGAATAGCGTTGGGACTGAACCCGGTTGTTTCCATATTAGGCGCGTTGGCCTATGGCTTTTCTACTTATAACCCCGTGATCATTTCAGTCGGCCATAATACAAAAATGCTGGCCATCGGCTATATGCCTTTGTTATTGGCTGGCCTCCTGCTGATTTTTAAAAAGCGATACTGGTCGGGACTGGCTGTGGCAACGCTTGGTGCTTATATGGAGCTGATGTCCAATCACCCACAGATTAACTATTACTTTTTTATTATTGCAGGGCTGATAACGGTGTTCTATGTTGTTAAATGGATCAAGGAAAAAGACTTTAAACAAATAGGAGTTGCTGTTGTGTTGTGCGGTATAGCAGCTGCTGTAGGTTTGGGATCTTATTATTTATCTTTTGCCACAACAAAAGAATATACAGATTATACCATGCGTGGAGGAAAATCTGTTGACATACAGGGAGACCAGGTAAAGGAAGCAAAGACTACCGGTTTGGATAAAGATTATGCGCTTTCCTATAGTATGAAAATGCCGGAGCCTTTGGTAATGCTGATGCCTAATGCATATGGAGGAAGCTCTGCCAATACTATAGGGGAGGATTCTAAGGTTATTGACCGTCTTACCAGCATGGGGATGCCTGCTAACCAGGTTGGGCAATTTGCTAACCTGCCTGTTTACTGGGGAGGGATGATTAAGCCGGGGGAAGTTGGTACCAGCGGCCCGCCTTATGTTGGAGCAATCATTTGCCTGCTGGCACTGGCGGGTTTTGTTATTGTAAAAGGGCCCGTGAAATGGGGATTGCTGATTGCAACGATACTGGCTGTTGTCATGAGCTGGGGAAGCTATTTTGCAGGATTCAATGAGGTGCTGTTGGAGCATCTTCCATTGTACAATAAATTCAGGGCACCATCAATGGCCCTTGTGATCCCTGAACTGACTTTAGCGGTAATGGCCGTGATCACAGCACAGCAGCTCTTCTTTGCTCCGGGAGGAAAAGAGCTCCTGCAACAGAATTTTAAAAAGATCCTGTACGCATTTGGCGGGCTGATTGTTTTTTTAGGATTGGTATACCTGGGACAGAGCTATACGCCCGGTTATGCGGAACAGATCCTTGAAATGAGCAATATTGACAAGAACTCCGGTATTTACCCCGCGATCCTGGCAGGGTTAAAAGCCGACCGGCAGGCACTGTTTGGCGGCCAGATCTTAAGAACCATTTTATTTGCTGCACTGGTGCTGGGTGTTCTTTACCTGTACCTGAAGAATGCCTTCAAACCGGCGGTGGCTACCATCATACTGGCATTGATCGTTTTTATTGATCTATGGTCAGTTGACAAGAAATATTTAACAGATGATTATTATGTTCCTAAGGACAGCGGAACAGCTGTATTTGTAAAAACTCCTGTCGATGAGCAGATCCTGCAGGACAAAGATCCTCATTTCCGGGTGCTGAATATGGCTGAGGGAATGAACGGCAATCATACGGCTTATTTTCACCGGTCCGTATTAGGCTACCATCCGGCCAAGCTCAGGATCTACCAGGACGTTATTGAACGCTACTTTAGCCAGGGAATGCCGTCTCAGGAAGTACTGAACGCGTTGGATACAAAATACCTGGTTACCCAGAACCAGCAGGGACAGCAAATGGTATTGCCGAACCCCGGTGCTTACGGCGCAGCATGGTTTGTAAAAGCCGTAAAACCCGAGCCTAATGATGCCGCCGAACTTCAGGCAATCGGAAATACACATTTAAAAGATACTGCTATTGTACCGCAGTCAGCAGCAGCATCCATCAGTGGGCTGCAGGCTGATACGATGGCTACTATTGTACTGAACAAATACACCAATGATGCAATAACCTATACCACCAACAGCAATACTACCCAGTTCGCCGTATTTAGCGAAGTGTATTATCCGGCAGGTTGGACGGCTGCTATTGACGGAAAGGAAGTGCCTATTGTGAAAACCGATTATTTTATGAGAGGGATAGTGGTGCCTGCAGGTAAGCATACGGTGCAATTTGTTTTTGATCCGCCAAAAGTAAAAAGAGGGTTGACCATTTCTTATATCAGTTCCATACTGGTGGTACTGTTCGTACTGGGCGGATTGGGTATGCAATGGTGGATTGACAAAAACAGGAAAACGAAGGCATCGGCTTGA
- a CDS encoding glycosyltransferase family 2 protein has product MVNPWVSFCISTYKRPVFLKSQLNLLLQQTDPNFEIVISDNDPEASGKAVVEQLNDQRLKYYRNDDNLGMIRSFNKSIERASTEYIVMVTDDDPVDTNMLHEFKTVINNYPGYSIYCGCVRTGKSENEIECFSATDFSFQLLHPKLTLNFLWSSCVLKKQTVLNIGGMPDYGSPHLADHAMLALCSKEQGGLFINKMFSHLNKHDSNFSKSNFNLYYIAGTRFIALMTKAFPEEFYIKNGENAIAKHLKKWFITNIFILKKYFTITNPNPEKAKEVDQLAHNLLKLSLIKKFKTLYTFKLIVFNIKKCLKKVGILKWSN; this is encoded by the coding sequence ATGGTTAATCCCTGGGTTAGTTTCTGCATTTCTACTTATAAGCGCCCTGTTTTTTTAAAGAGCCAGCTGAATTTATTATTACAGCAGACCGATCCCAACTTTGAAATTGTGATCTCTGATAATGATCCGGAGGCCAGTGGTAAAGCTGTGGTAGAGCAATTAAATGACCAGCGCTTAAAATACTACAGAAATGATGACAACCTTGGAATGATCCGGAGCTTTAATAAAAGCATTGAAAGAGCCTCTACTGAATACATCGTCATGGTTACTGATGATGATCCTGTAGATACCAATATGCTACATGAATTTAAAACAGTTATTAATAATTATCCCGGTTATTCCATTTACTGTGGATGTGTGCGCACCGGGAAAAGTGAAAACGAAATTGAATGTTTTTCGGCCACAGATTTCTCATTTCAATTACTACATCCCAAATTAACGCTCAATTTTCTGTGGTCAAGTTGTGTATTAAAAAAACAGACAGTACTCAATATCGGCGGCATGCCTGATTATGGTAGTCCTCATCTTGCAGATCATGCAATGCTCGCTCTTTGTAGTAAAGAACAAGGCGGGTTATTCATTAATAAAATGTTTAGTCATCTTAATAAACATGACAGCAATTTCAGCAAATCTAACTTCAACTTGTATTATATAGCCGGCACAAGATTTATAGCGCTGATGACAAAGGCCTTTCCAGAAGAATTTTACATCAAAAACGGGGAAAATGCAATTGCCAAACATCTAAAAAAGTGGTTTATCACCAATATATTTATACTGAAAAAGTATTTTACCATTACAAATCCTAATCCAGAAAAAGCGAAAGAAGTAGATCAACTGGCTCATAACTTGCTTAAGCTTTCATTAATAAAAAAATTTAAAACATTGTACACATTTAAATTAATCGTTTTTAATATAAAGAAGTGTTTAAAAAAAGTTGGTATTTTGAAATGGTCAAATTAA